The Tripterygium wilfordii isolate XIE 37 chromosome 17, ASM1340144v1, whole genome shotgun sequence genome has a window encoding:
- the LOC119982000 gene encoding cytochrome c gives MATFQEAPPGDSKTGEKIFKTKCAQCHTVDKGAGHKQGPNLNGLFGRQSGTTPGYSYSAANKNMAVIWGENTLYEYLLNPKKYIPGTKMVFPGLKKPQDRADLIAYLKESTA, from the exons ATGGCGACATTCCAGGAAGCACCACCGGGCGATTCAAAGACAGGAGAAAAGATATTCAAGACCAAGTGTGCCCAATGCCACACCGTCGACAAAGGTGCCGGCCATAAACAAG GACCTAATTTGAATGGCCTTTTTGGGAGGCAATCTGGAACTACCCCTGGTTATTCATATTCTGCTGCTAACAAGAATATGGCTGTAATTTGGGGCGAGAACACACTGTATGAATACTTGCTTAACCCTAAAAAG TATATCCCTGGAACTAAGATGGTCTTCCCTGGTCTGAAGAAGCCGCAGGATCGGGCAGACCTCATTGCCTATCTAAAAGAATCAACTGCCTGA